AGCCTTTGAGAGTAAATGATTAGAAGGAAACATCATACAAACATTTTATTGAATTTGCCACAACCCAAACCCAAAGCTTGAAATCCATGTTCTCAAATACATTTTATACAATTCCAAACAGCTCTAAATTAAAGGCCCGATTAGAGTCCCATTGTGCAGTGTAAGCTATTGTACGTATGAGTAGGTAGGTTTCTTTCCCGGGCTGCACTTCTATTTATGAACTTCTGATTTGTTGATTGAATAGCAATACGTTCAATGGAATTACTGAAAAGTGTTTACGCTAAagattttaaatatttgaaagtgaGCTTATCTGCCTCTGTGCCCTACTGTGAAGCCTCTTCTTAGGGCTCCCTATCTTGGTCTTCTCCTTCAATGACATTTCTGCATTTTTGGTCTTTCTTTTGTTCCATTCTTTGTTTTATGGAAAGGAGACATGAATTATATATGCATTTACTCTGATGTTTAGGAGCATGGAATTGAGACCTCGAATTTGGATTTGTCTGAATTTAGATATGACACGATACAATTGATATCTATCCATTCAAATTCAAGTCTCAATTCATGTTTTCATATACTGCCTAATCTACTCTGtaaaagagaataagagaatagCCCGCCCTCATAGCACTGGGAATGCACTGCCCCCCAATCTGCAGGGTGCTTGTGAGCGACCCAGAATTTAATTCCATTTTGCTTTGCATGCAGTACTTTTGCATGTGTTTACACTGTTCTACTTGCTCAGTTGCAGCTAGTGTAATGGggcaaaattaattaattaataaaaagattttgatgtttttcatattGTTTATATGAATATTGAAAACCAGAAAGTAAGGtgctatttttgtattttttagaaaaattaaaattgaaattaaaaaatggaATCTGTTTTTGCCTTatcctaatatttcttatttattatcataaaaattttgaaaatattggctaATTATAAAGAACCATTTCTATAAGAAAAAGTGTATAACATATCCATTTATATTTTTTTGCATAAGATTTGAAATTCAGGAATTACAAAATATAATATTAGCGTTGTATTTGGCGAATATAAAGGAGAGGGTAGCGTTCATGGATCTTTGCTGCAcataagaaatttttaaataattattatagatTTATAAGGGTTTTCTTCAATTAAATTTGTAGGGAGTGttaaaaatagttttcattttttttttgtttaaaaaataaaatgccaacttaattttaattttcaaatgtttcgttagtgaaaaaataaatttttttaaaattgtggaaaatatattttatttttatttccaaattttcagATAATTACAGAAAAGACAccatattattttcaaaaaatttacaagaaatcagaaatttaaaaatatatttctcaacTTTTTGTGTAAATTcacaaaatttaaataataaaaatagatttttataattatttgaaaaactagagattgaaaatataaatctttttcacaattaaaaaatgaaaattttttttttatttttttacataattttaacaaatgttGCAAAATGCAAAGTGTAAAATAAACTAACTTATCGTAATTCTTTgagaaactaaaataaaaattgaaattatttcTTTCACAATTAAATAGGCCCTCAAGAGTTTGGAAATGAAACATCACATTTGTTTTGGGTCCGAAATTGATATGACGGAAACCTCACATTTTTTGGGATGAAGAATTTCTTAATCCCATGCTTCTCGGCGTTCTCGCGATAAGTTTTATGAGAATCTCATTCCAATGAGTGTCATATTTTTTATGGACTAAATTAGCCTCGCTATTTTGGTCTAGACATTAAAACTCACTTAGTATAATTTTCTTTCATGTTATTATTAAGAAAAAGTAGAAATGATATgtaataatataacataatagtTGTAATTTTAAAAGTCGAAATCACATTACATCCATTATTTTGGTTAATTGGATTATTATGTGTTAAcattttatttatgattattgGAATTTTTAAGTCATGAACTTAATTAATTgtgtaaaaaatataaattatttatatattgttCATACACTATTCAAGATGTAAtgttaactttttaaaaaatatgttagaattttcatgttaaaacataaatcatatattaatatGGTCGTCTTTATGTGTTATCGGGAAAACCCATAacgcaaataaaataaaaatattctcatgagTCAAGATGCAACTATAcccttatatattttttttagaattccATATTAGAAGTATTGGATTTGAATTCTAAGCTGAGTGGGAAATGATATGTGATGGAAAAAGTAGTTTCTTCGGTATCCACTAATTGTAATATGTCACTTTAAGACTTGGACTAATAGAGATATTATTTGGCATGATCTTAATGATGCAGGTCTATCATATTTTATTGAATTCAGACATTAAATATAATAACTTGTGATTGACGAATTCCAAATTATACATGGAGAGAGTTTCTTCTAACCCTATGTTTGATAGTTGGATtcgaataaaatgtaatataaatttatattgaacTTTGTTCAAATTCACCAAAATCAAAGGTCCGAAATACATGTACCCACACACAACATAAAGTATTTTTTCTTAATCGAACCCCACACCAAAAGGGGAAAAAAGTAGAAAAGGGAAAAGGAATTATGTGcaatggaaaaggaaaatttgCATTTGCTTTCCATATATTATTAGTACTGCATAAATGCCATTCATTCTTGGCTCCAAATTAATTATTTGGTTATATGAGGCCCAAGGTAGATTCAACCATGCTTCAAATATAACGGATAATTTTTTCTCAGAAATCAATGAAAATCTAATTTACTTCTTTTCCATTCAGGAGAAGTTACTTTCCAATTTTGTTTTTACATTTAACCTACTCAATAAATGCACATATCTGACTCCTTCTATATAAACCCACTCTTAGAATATCAAAAGTCAGAACTCTCCCTCTCTATCTCTTCTCCCTATTTTTTTGCTTACAATCTTTATTCTATTCTTTACTGATGGATTATGACTTGATCTTATGTCTGTCCGTGGTTCAGCTGAATTGGCAGAAGAAGAGGTTGCTGTTCAGGATAATTCAGAAAGATGTGCTTGGATTTTTCCTTGCACTCGCTCTACCAACATCtacatatttcattattttttataaatttattactTGAAGAGGAGAGATGATGGGTTGGTGTCATTCATCAATCAAATTTGTGTGTCTTCGACATTAGCAGTGGCATACTACTTTACAATAAAAGTATGtctgtattttttatttaatgttcATAAGAATTTGtccttatattttattttccttctctaaGATGAAAGTGTAATAAACATAAGAATTTAGGCAATTTCACCTAATGTggaattaaatataaataaaatgtcgACTTATTATGGTAAAAGATGagaaatttcatatttattttattttatgattaaGAATCAATATTGCATGAATCAAATGAATCTTAGTTTTAAATGCCACATGGTGGAGTAAAACTTGGATTTCAGTTGTAGAGTTTTTAATGTACTTAAAATATAACTTAAcgtcttttaaaaaattaaaatatttaggtttcactgatatatgtatatacgTATTTATGAATATGAAAAAATTCACTATTTCATATTGAATCATAAGAGAAGggagaaaaaattaattaatagaaaCATCAGTGCAATGCATGCTTTTAATGTGCACAACATTTTCCATTCAAtcttttaaattttactattcTTGGTCCAAATTAATTGTtttattgtatagtatatgtgagTTCATGAATGGCCAAACGTATTTTTTGGGATGAAATGATTTTTTGGCTTTTATTTCTATAACAAACTCATActaatcatacatatatatttggTGTCACCTTACATAAACCACACATTTGGTGCCAATTTGGAATTGTATTGTTTGAGCACATGTGAATTAACTTAGGGCTCAAGCTAGTTTCAACCATGCTTCATACCTAAAATGATTCTTTTTAAGAAATTAATAGTAATCCAAATATAATATTCTTTCTTTGGAAGAAATtactttcatatttcatttctatATTTGGTCGACTCAATAATTATATATCATAGGTTTCATCTATATAAACATCACGTTTTAAGTTCAAAAGCTAATCGCCGTGTATTTTCTCTTCCTCCACGTctttttcatattattttagCTACAGTGTTTATCTTGTGCATCCTTTAGCTATGGATTACAACTTGGTATCATGTTTATCTACTAAATTGACACAAGAGAAGGGTAATTCAAAAAGATGTACTTGAATTTTTCCTCCAACTTGTTTTGTCAAGTATCTTATATGTTACTATTTTTTGCAACATTGCTTGAATTTTTTGTAGCCTTGATCATATGATGATATTGGGTTATATTTGAAACAAAAAATCATTACTGAAATAAAATCAAATGtcccttataaatttaaaatagctCTCTCTCTGGTTGAATTTCtatcattaatttttatatgGGGCTGCGGCATTTGCCCCATTAGATTTCTCTTAGCCAATTTATCTATTTGAATTGTGTGTTTTCCCTATTACACTTATGGAGATTAGCAATATAAATTGCTAACAATTCCCAAAGGCACGTTGTGCATAGGGCAATTAAtctcttcctctttttttttctctGAATGGTAACAATTAATTGAGATTTGAGAGCGActtttcaattatgttaattacaCTGGACAAAAGCAAATTCTCAAACAGGCAGACATTTGAATTTGAATAGATTTGCAcgaaattaatttaatatattacatTTCTTTATACgactaaatttaaatttatgatttatattttttaaagtgCCCAACCTCATGTTAGAGTCTGTTGGGATTAAGGATTAAGGAGGAAAAAAGGATAAGAAAATAATTATTTCAATACAATTTCTtcctaaaaaaaatgaaggatGATAGCATATCCaaatattatagaaaaaaaagaaaagaaaagtttgtGAATATAAAGTGAGTCAAAGCAATGTTTCTAATTTTTGCCCGACAAAATTTAGGAGATGAATTCAAGAATTCATGGTTGAATTTAAATTCATCGATTTAGACAAAATGTAGCAAAGAATAATATTCAGTTTGCTCAAATTCACGGTCAAAACTGCTGAAATAAGTTTCAgggaaaatattaaaaagaaagatTAATTACACAAATACAATGCTCCAAAACAAGGAAATCAACTGGCTTCAAGCCATTGGTATCCTGCGAAGTGTTCTATACCCCATATCAAGTCTCTTCGACCTGTTCAAAATACCTTTTAACTATTTCAATCTTGCTGCTACAACAGATTCTGAAGTCTACAAACTTTAGTCTTGACCTGGCCTGTACTATTTTACCTCTCAAACAATAATTACATGCCCCTTCCacatcaaaattttaaattgaaaaatacaaaagaaaaccatgaatctctattttttctaaatttggtCATCAAGATCCTGATTAGGATCTGTTCTGATTGATGTTCTTCCCAAATAATCGGGAGACTCCAGAAACGGTGGAGGTATACCACACCTGCATGCtcaaaggagaatcaaaaccCTCAAATACATGAAAGTTGCAGGAATATTAGCAATAAGTACAAAAAGCAAGACATTCCAAAGTTCCCACTCACTTCTAATCTCCCTTTAGAGCCTCCCATAGCCAACAAAAAGGGACTGTCCTCAGAGAAGGAAATAGAAAAGACAGCTCCCTGATCACATTTGTGCAAAATTTGTATCAATTACACTGAAGCAATATACACTAATGTAATCGAACTCGAAGATGGACACAATTATTACCGACTCAAAGCCCAAAGGTCCGTCAGGCAgcacaacagcaacaacaacaacaaaaacaaaaattcaaactTGCTAAACAAATGAATAACTTACAACTTCAGGATTCTTAGATGCAACACATTTAGGTTGGTTATCTGAAAGATCCCAAAGTTTAACCTGCAAACAATAATGAGCAACaaatgaaaaaattaaagaaGTAGAAAGCAATCAGAAATTGCAGAAAACCAAATgaaaacatacacacacacacacacacacacaaacaaactCTTAGAATTAGATTACCATTTTATCCTGCGACCCAGTGGCCAGAAACTGTAGAAAAATATAGGTGAAAAGTCAATAAATCAAAGAGAGGAAATTAAACATCTTAAAAAATAGGCTAAGGAAATGAGGAGGTCACTTACATTACGCACTGAAGGATTATAAGAGACTGTGCAAACAACTTTGTCATGTGCATGGAGATTAAAAGTTGGCTTTGACTCAGCAGTTGGTTCAGACGTGGCTGTCCGTATATCAAAGCCTTTAACAGTACCATCTCCAAGGCTCACCTGAAGATAGACTCACATGCTGATTAGgctgttgggttatttccttccatgtggaggaaagcccaagggagttttattaaaagatcaaagTCCAGCCCTTTTAGTGTAGAAAACTTAAAGGAAGTTGTAAAAAGAGAtgggagaagagaggagccgtcacttctcaaaagaaagagagaaaaacgtgatttttttctcatgctgcccaaatttcatcaagactccgatcccGCTTCGTTTATGGtccgatcgagctgaaatttggaaGAGGGGTTCATGACTCAAGGAACTAGAATATGAACAgtggagatcggatttggagGTCGGGAGTTGGGGTTTTTGCCCGTGAACAGCAACCGAAATTTTGTATCCTCTAATTATGATTAGAaaagactttgtgtacccattatttgattgatagtggagattttaactggattaggtcccgtggtttttctttCTCACACCGAGGAAGTTTTCCACATAAAAAACTGCTTCTGTTCTTGtggtttggtgtgattgattatttctcttattatttccagcacgtataaaagtagagatacactatattttctTGCATagagggagaagaattattccgttgtggttgtttattgatatctctcccaacaaagtggtatcagagacaggtttccagattgtcaggttggcagtttgaattatggaagcaaatactagtagaatgattaatctcaatggtttaaattatcacatatggaaaggaaaaatggaggatcttctttatgtgaaagattattacctatcAGTAGTTAGTgctgaaaaatcagaaaaaaagtCGGATatggaatggactttgttacatcgacaggtgtgtgggtatatcaggcaatgggtagatgataatgttttgaatcatattagtggagaaacaaatgcacgttctctatggCATAAGTTTGaacagttatatgctagaaagattggaaataataagttgtttctgattaaacaaatgatggctttgaggtaccaagaTGGGACTCCTTTATCagatcacctgaatacattccaTGGAATTATTAACCAGTTGgctggaatgggtattaagtttgatgatgagatacaagggttataATTGCTTGGTTCATTATCGGACTCATGGGAGACGCTCAGAACTTCATTATCTAACTccgctccagaaggtgtaatcacaatggatatggccaagagctgtttgctaaatgaagagatgagaagaaaaacacagtGGTCCTCTTCACAGTTagagatcttggttacagaaaagagggggagaagtaagaggGGAGGTCCGAAGAACAGAGATAACagcagaagcaagtccaacaagtttgcaaatgttgagtgtcatcattgcgggaaaaagggacacatcaagaaatattgtaggaaattgaagagagaaaacaagaataggaaagggaagggaatgaagaatggagatgacaaaaATGGTGATGATATAGTTGCTACTACCACTCTTGcagaattcctcattgtttatgatgatgagatgataaatgttgcatatcatGAGACCAGTTAGGTGATTGgcagtggtgcctccattcatgctacatctcggaaggatttctttacatcctatagatctggtgactttggaacagtaaagATGGGAAACGATGGCTgggttaaagtcattggaattggggatgtgtatctgaagacaaataatggcacaAGTTTAGTTCTTAAAGATGTGAAGTATATTTatgacattcgtttgaatttgatttctacaggtaaacttgatgacgaagggtaCTACAGCACTTT
The sequence above is a segment of the Malania oleifera isolate guangnan ecotype guangnan chromosome 8, ASM2987363v1, whole genome shotgun sequence genome. Coding sequences within it:
- the LOC131162564 gene encoding uncharacterized WD repeat-containing protein C17D11.16-like, with the translated sequence MQLSQKSKSTDFNSEGRKGTFLHTGFKWSVTADFESLAWDPHVEHSFVVSLGDGTVKGFDIRTATSEPTAESKPTFNLHAHDKVVCTVSYNPSVRNFLATGSQDKMVKLWDLSDNQPKCVASKNPEVGAVFSISFSEDSPFLLAMGGSKGRLEVSGNFGMSCFLCGIPPPFLESPDYLGRTSIRTDPNQDLDDQI